The nucleotide sequence GTGCATTTGTTTAGCATCCAGGCTGGTGAAAATTTTTCACTCTTTCTCATTCCTCCAACTATTCCATCTGTACTGgtgtctaatatgttttatttggagAAGaaatttttttctgaccaaataTTCCCCGGCCAGTTCATGAGGCACGTGGGAGAAGAGTTGGGTGTAGAAAACAGTAGGCTGGACACAAAGTAATTGAGTGGGCTGCCAGAGAGTAGGCAAGCTAAGCATTTGGTGCAAAACAGACTTCATGCCAAATGCTGACCTTTGAAAGTTGGGAccgtttttgtttttgttaggaGTGATTTGAATAAATATCTTCTGTGTGCTTGGAGTTTCAGTCGCGCGTGTCTGTGTGGGTGGGTGTCTGTTTGTGTGGATAGTTGGACATATGTACGTGTGCGTCTCCTACATGCACCACAGACCTGAAACATTTGTCAATGTTATGATGATTTCTGGCCAGTTCAGTGCAACGTGCAGGAGATGTGGGGGTGTATGAAACAGTAGGCTGGTTATGCAGCAATAGAGTGGGCTGTCAAAGAGTGAGCAAGCTGAGTACTtagtaaaaattaaacataGTGCAAAGCTGAGTCCTTTGAGAATTGAGATTCAATAAACATCAACTTGACAGCATTTATGCTCTTCTATGAGATTTATTCTGTTTGCATTACATTTTGTATGTATCCATTAACTTGTGTGCACTGTCATAATGGCACTAGGCACTCTACACTTctgttttgtggaaaaaaggATAGTTATATGCTGACTGTCCATCTAAGTGGAACCTGATGACTtctattgtgtatttttatgtattacCTCGGTAGATTCTGAACAACTATGTTGCTTTTTAAACATACCAACCCTTCTTGTTTACTctaattattttttccttcttctttgctttgtttttatcgttgtctgtttgctttctgttttctgtacattttatattttatttaagtgtgtgtttatatgactCATACATGTCTTCCATAGTATACAGAACATACTGACCAAGACATCCACACATGTGGGCATCTGAGAGTTTTCAATATACCAGACCGGCATTTGTGGAAAACCAAAACGAACACTGGAAGTCTTGGAGGCTCCAGTCAGCTTCTAACCTTGGACCCTctttttgtgaggtcacagcaCTGATCCATTGATCAGCTCCATTGATCCATGGAGTGGACACTGAATGAGATGTGACAAGTTGTCTTTCATTATAGCATAGAACTGAAGATGCCAAccaagggctgcaactaaaaatcattttcattattgatgaatcaACTGATTTTCTCagttgatcaattaattgtttgtggACTGTAAGCAAATAGAAAGAGATGCCCATTTCTCAAAGTCCAAGAGCTTGTcgtattttgtttttcacttttttgagattttttgtctcttactgaaacagtttattgattaaatagttgcagattacttttctgtcaactgactaatcgattaattgactaatcatttcagctctagtgGCAAGCTAGAGCTGCACGATGAGAAATGGATGATTGTGAAAAATCTATTTCTGTAAgattaacatttacaaactgAATTCTTGTGTGctcgtgtgtgtatgtgtgtgtgtgtgtgtctcctggGGATTcggtggtgtctgtgtgtgtgtgtgtgtgtgtgtgtgtgtgtgtgtgtgtgtcacaggtTCAGAACATTAGCCAGTCAATGGAGGTGCTGGACCTGCGGACGTACAGAGATCTACAGTACGTAAGGAACACTGAGGGTCTCATGAAAGTGGTGGATGGAAAGCTGAAGGTGGCCTCTGAAAATCCCCGCAGTCTCAATCCAAAGGGCTTTCAGGTAATTGGCCGTCTGTCACTTCCAGTACAGTGCGTATGTGTGTTATTGTCAAGTGAATTCAGTTACTATTAGATGTTGCACTGCGCTCCATGGGTACACAAACTTTGCCAGATGCATTCCAATTTCATTTGTTCTTGACAGACGACACAATTCTGTATGATTCTCGATAGTCTGCTGCATATGCACACAAATTTAATTCCAAACCTTTCTCTGAGTCACTAAGTCATGTGCAGAGGAAATTTGAGCAAATTCACATGCTCCTGAATTATTAAACTCCTGGACCTAGATGAAGAGTGATTTTTCTGTATTCCTCTCTTTATATccttacctctctctctctctctctctcttcactcaGGCCCTCATCCAATATACTTAACATTCTGGTGTCTGCTCTTAGATAACAGGCacatatattcacatttatcTCTACCTTATCTCTCTACAAGCTATGGCTCAGCTGCCATTATCAGTGGGCCTTTTTGTCTTCCTGTCAGCTGGCTGTCTTGCCCAGGCTTTCTCCACATTTCTCACACTCTTACAGATATTAGATGGACCATAAAATAGTTTGATTAAAAGATGCCTTGATAAATGTTAAGTGTGCTTTACCATTGGGACCTTGCCTCAGCACAGGGACAAGCATGAATGGCTGTGCTTcgctttcagtgtgttttatgaAAGCCATTCCAATGGAGGTAATGAAGATGTTTGTGAAATTAGCCAATTCATCAGTAAAGCCTGAGATGACAAAACATATGCAGAATGGTAAGCATTACATCCCAGAACTTGTCTGAATGCAAATCTacaatccaataaaaaaaagtctttaaaagaAAGCTGGATTTGACCAGAGCAGGTTGGCTGATGAATGCGTGCAGCTCAAAGTTGCCGATGGCAGAGCATGGGAGATTAACGACACTGAATTTTCGTGGcttgaaaaggagaaaatgagatTTATGATGTGGCGCCACAGGGCTGAGAGCTGCTCCATCACTAGATTTACGATAAACCTTAACAAGGAGGAAACAGCCCCTCCTGTGGCGGCCACACTTTATTGATACACCTATTTCTCTCTTAAGCTTTCTACCTTCCAAGCAGGCAGCCTGGCTTTCCTGCTGCTTCCTGCACCCCTACCTAAGGACACattgttcttttcatttttaaataccTGATGAGTCACAGACCAAATTTACACACAGCGGGACCATGCTCCTTACTGTAGGTGAAAATGTAATCACCTGAAACAGCTCAGACAAACAAGCGTGCATTTGGAtgaatttgaaatgtaaattcaGTGGCTTTCTATTCCACACATAGCATCAATGtgcataagaaaaaaaaaacaaacaattgacAGTAGCTTTGCTTTATGCTTAATTGAGGAAGTGATGTACACAGTCATTTATAATAAAGCCCAGGAAGGAAAATCCAATTTCATGTGTATACCAGAAGTCAGGAATATACGTAATCGCAGTGCATTATACTTTGCTGCAGTTCTACTGTGAGTCACATGATAGATTCACGTGCTATTAGGGTCAAACAGATGAACCAGCATCCATCTACGATATGAGCTCCTGATTGAGAGATGAGCTATGAATTAGAAGCAACAGTTGAAGATTGAAGGTGTAGTTGCTCTGCACACAATCCCCTGTACTGACTAGCATGGTCGACCTCATTCCCTGTCTTCTTTATTCTCCCAGGATTTAATCTTCTCGACTCCCTTTGCTTTTCCGTGTCTCTTTCTCTGCGATGACTATCTTAGGAGTTGAAAGACAAGGTGACCCAGCTGCTCCCCCTGCTGCCGGTGCTGGAACAGTACAAAGCCGATGCCAAGATGATCTTGCGTCTACGAGAGGAGGTGAGGAATCTGTCCTTGGTGCTGATGGCCATCCAAGAAGAGATGGGGGCTTACGATTATGAGGAACTGCGCCAGAGAGTCCTGCTGCTGGAGACCAGGCTCCACTCCTGCATGCAGAAACTAGGTataaaatatatgcaaatgGTTAtgggtgggtgtgtgggtggTCATTGAATGTTTAATCTGAAATTCGTTGTCAAATATCATTACAGCACTTAGCCAATTAGAGGTTTAACCACAACAATGCAGAAATAAATTATTGACTAAATTAAGATCACTGATGGTCAAAGTTCTGGTGTACATTGTCAACATTTCCACTTTGCTCAGTGCTTGAATTATCTGCATAACTTAAGAAAAATTGGCCTAGAAAGCCTGAATGAATAATTGATTGTGCTCTCGTGTAATGTGTTAGGTTAAACTGATGATTTTACAAAATCCCTCATACATAAACCAATGACTTAACAGAAAAAGACTGCAGTTATGAATGTAGCCTTTAGGTCATTAGTGTCTTCTTACTGTCTTCCATTGGGTTTGAGCAGAGGACCACTACATagattatacatatatatatatatatatatatatatatatatatatatatactttctcattcaagggaatgggaaggtgtatatactgtatatttccagATAGCTTCTACaaattgttgtaaaaaaaatgtacagaataaaatacacattagTGGCAATATCGTTCAATGAATAGTTTAATCAATTTTTCTATATCACATATTAAAATGCAATACAATGTGCTTAGTGAAGAGCCACAAttgaaaacagaaagaacaaaGGTCATTGTACAAAACACTCATCTAGTCAtaggaaatactgtatgtaataaaaggtctttatatttttttggtgTTCATTTGTATTAGCTCTTAATGATGAGGCTTCTCAAAACTTTTGCTGCTTAAAATAGTTGAAAGCtaaatcaaaataattttcAGGGATATGAAATGATTCTGATCCAATGCTATCGAACCCCAAACATGCTTTATCTCCCTCTGACTTGTAGTGGATACAATTACACCTTTTGCACCCCTGGTAAAATTGCAAATGGTGGCATTCATCAATAAACCCATCTACATCCTTTTTGCAATATTTATGACTGTGGTCATGCTAAAATCTCCCAGTTTtaggaatatactgtatatgtgagtgtCATCTGAAAGTGAAAAGATTATATAATTTTTACAGATAATGTTAAATGGAAACcttaaattgcaaaaaaaatgaatatatatggGGCTTAAAACCAAGCCTAGTGGAACACCATGTTTCAGATGAGCTGTAAGTGGACGTACCTAGCACAAAATATAGGATCCTAGTAAAATGACattctgtgtgtcagtgtataTGTTCATGTACACATGCATAAATCTGTATGCCTTCTTGCCTCTTTCTCGTTGACCTCTAGGCTGTGGGAAGCTCACTGGTGTCAGTAATCCCATCACAGTACGTGCATCAGGGTCAAGGTTCGGTTCCTGGATGACAGATACCATGATCCCCAGCTCAGACAACAGAGTAAGGCTCTTAATCCCTGCTACTCACTTTGTAGTCCAACAAACACAGAGGATAAAGTAGAACCAAAGTCATTGTCAAAAACAGGCCGAACTCTGTCAGTTGCTCAGTGGAAAAATATCCCTCACAGAAACACTGTCATGATACTTCAGTGACTGATTCACTGTTTTGCCTGAGTAGGACTTCTTCTGAgctctggaggaggagagaaagagagagagaaatgagatgcAAAACTGAGTCACTGATGGATAGcatctctttccctcctccctgtctccttctgtCACTGCAACTCCAGCTGATTAATCACTTCATCATCAGTGGAGAAATGAATGAGTTGTTTGGGCAAAAGTTTTCTAAATCACCTAGGTAATTACCAGGAGTGTGCTGAGACGCTCTGGACGCAGATGATATAGTAATGGCTTCAGCTGATTAGAGATGACATGTCGTTTCGCATGGGTAGGCACATGGTAAAGAGCAGCGAAAAAGAGACACAAGGGATAAGAGAAGGAAGGGGGATTGGCAGAGCCTAGTGAATGGAGGGAGTGGTGGCAGTGGAATAGTTGATTATTAGCCATCTGAAGGGGAGAATGGAAACTGATGAAGTTTAAGAGGAAATATGAGAGTGGCCTTTTTCATCTCCACCCTGAATCATAGCAGGCTAAATAGATATTGTCGACAGAAAAGGTCATTTTCGTTGATTGAATGCCTTGATCTTTGTCTTTAATCACCTGACATGCTGAGATCACATTATAATCTAGATCAATAACTGATTGTATTAATAGCCAGATACATCAGCAATATTGTATAAACACCCGCACCAATCATGATAATCATATTTGGGAAACATTGTCGCTGAGGAGCCAAACAGCAAAACAgaccagcaaaaaaaaaaaagcttggtCTTAATGTGCTAAAGCATTGGCCTGGCTCAGCTCCTGCCTCCTGCTCAGCTCTAGGGACTCATTTAGCAAGCAGAGGAGAAACAATGCTTAATGCTCTATAATCTCCCCTTCTCCATAATTCAGCTCCTGTACCTCGCCACCCCAAGCTCCTCCTAtacccttcctcctcccccactGGAATTGTTATTGAAGAAAAGTGCCCATTTTACACCTGGGAAGGCGACAagaacaggaaaagagagaaaggggagaaaaaaacgATGGGTGGAGCATCAGAAGAATGAGAGCTACATTTTAGCAAAGCCCTCCTTGATATGTTAAGgacaaaataaatatctaaGCCAACTGCAGTTTAATTGAATCAATTAAACGCTGAACTGTGCCTCAGCAGACACACTGAGGGAATGAGATGGGAGATGCAGCCAGAGAGAGGCCATGTCAGTGGAGTGATCCGCTGAGAGTGCTTGAGGAAAAAAGATAGAGCTGCTAAAtggatttattttctgtaaatgtggACTGGAAAGGGCAAGGAGCACAAGCAGTGGTTGACTGCAAAGCACAGGCAACATCTTCACTCCCACGCGCAGCAGAGATCAATAGTTCTGCACACACAGTCAAGTATGCACAACTGCATAAAGGCATACATTCAAACAAAGAGATATTCACCACATATCCACAGCATGCTTACTTTACTCAGGGCATCGCCACCGGCTATAATGAAACATCACTCACAATAttctcatactgtatatttataacACAACAATATTCTTCCATAACTTCTAGATCTCATTATCTCTTTTAGTTTTGTACTCTCTTCAAAATTGGGATTTGTCGTGGCAATTTTGCAATTCCACTCTGACAGCCCCTTTAACTAATCCCACATCACACTTATCTTCAGCCCTTATCTTTTGTGGCACTTTTGCATCTCTGGTGAGTCAATGTCTAACTAAGAAAAATTTCCCCAACCCTTTCGTTTAAATTCAGCAGTTTGTGCTGAATGCACAGTTCGTTTTCCCACAAAAGTGCTCTTAAATGGCTTTCTGCATGTTTTCAATCGAGATGAATATTGAATTCCTTCTCCCTTATCCTCCCATGTACAATCTTGTGAACACTAAGCCACCCATGTTCCCAAATCTTTCCATTGCGCATTGTGTGCTCTAGCCAGAGACACGTGTGGTGATGAGTTATGTACATTAAAGAATTGGGCTATATGGGTGTTGGCACCACtgtaaatgcacacattttATCATTGTATAATACATCTGATCACTAGTCATTAAGTCACTTTCTTTCCCCTCCTGAAACCAGTGCTTCTCAAACTCTGTGTCTGCTCCTTCACTAACTGTGACTGTGCAGTGTGAATCAGAtgcctgtctgtatgtgtgtgctttctCAAGCAGATCTGATGTTATTTGCCTGGGACCCAAGGGTAATAGGTCCCATTGGTTCATGTACAGTGGCGTGCCATGCCCTAATTGAACATATTGACCTGGGAAGTCTGTACACTGTTCTTCCTCTGTACAATACGAGATCAACCCTAAAGCACACATTAGGTCTCAAGCTAACAGATTTACAGGGCAACATGTAGAAAAGGGGAaggaatgtgttttttcttttctatcccCATCTTCTGTGACTACAAATAGCGGCGTAGTGTATGATTCTTTCACTGTGGTGCCTGTTGCTCCCATAGTATGAATGTATCTACCATTCAGTTTTGGAGGATTCAGACATTCATCTTGCTTTATAACAGAAATTGGGCTACAATTTCAAAAGAGTCAACCAGAAATTTAATACTTTTGCCTGCTACCTTTAGAGTCATTTCAGGTAAAACTTCAAAACCACTCATTTTTGTCATTCttctttgtatctgtgtgtcggtgtgtgcgtatgtgtgtgtgtgtggtgttagGGGTGCATTCATCAGACTCTATAAGGTGTCAAACGATTCAGCCAACTAATGTCAAACGTCTCACTAGCACCTACTTAAGACGTCTAAGATCTGAACAAACCTCTGAACGCATGGCAACAATTTACACAGACTCTCAGTGGACACACAGACTTTACACACGTGTGATGTGATGGCGGTGGTCGTTCCATTTAGATGGGGCGTTCACACAAATTGACAGGGCACACGTGTGTAACGTATGCTGCACCTGATTTAGTGCAACATACGCCACACCTACGTGTACATATAatctcatatacacacatatgccaCATCAACACACTACACCATACAATTTGATAACTAGGGATGCGTATAGGGATGCATTGTAAGTGGAGTACATGTTTACCTTTGGTGTGCTGCAAATGCCTACATGCCTACACACCAACATTATATTTGgaaaatataacattattgttatttttcgtCATCTTCTTTCATTTTAGGAATTGCagcacatgcacatacactggCCAGAAGAACTGTAGATTTAGTGATAATAACTATGATTCAGCTTGCTTGGATTTTAAATGACAAACCAACACGAAACTTTGCACATTGTGAAGTTAGAAGGACCAGCAATATCTATAAATACCTTACTTTGATTTTACTGGGCATTTCAAGCAGAGGACGAGAGTGTACcacagtatataatatataatggaCCTTTTTTCTCTGACATTCTCAGTTTCTGCTCAGTATGGATGGAGTGATATTGGACAAGTGACAAGCGTCCCCTGTCCAAGCCTACACAATGTTGGTGTATCTGGTTGTTAATTCGTTCATCTATGCCTTCCAGGAAACAGTTCTTTAGTTGTTGTTCATATGGGCAGTCATCCAGTGAGTTAACTGGTGGCATCATACCACTGTTTTCTTTGAAGACTTCTTTCAATCTCACCAGATAATCGGACACTGTTTCACCAGGCCgttgtttacagtattttattgcTCCTCATCTCATGGTGACGGGGAAAGTTGTTTTAAGTCTGTCACAGAGTTCCTCCACATGTTAACGATACCCAGTCATAATGCATGTCTGTCTCTGGCCAGTTGTCTTGAACTCTGCCCCACCTCAGTTTTATGCAGTGTATTAGGAGATTTCTGATTTGTCTCGAACTGGGTCTGTACTGCTGTGCAACAGTACTTCAGCAACTGCAGCCCTTCCTCATGTGGCTAAATCTGGCAGTTCGTTGGCCACTGAGCACATCTTGCCTGGTGTCTAGGTTCTGTAGACATATATAAGTGCATCTTCTTCTGCTCTCAGGTTAGGCATCTCAATCATCGGAAGAGTAAGGACATCCTGTGATCTCGTTTTCTTGGCTATGGGACTGAATGTGTCAGACCCAAGGCTGCCTGGTAGGGCGGATGTGGCAGCAGCCTCATCCACATTCTGCTGATGTGAAGATGGAGCAGACACTTGGCTTGGTGTGTTGGGTCCCGTTGCGGCCATCTCCACCTGTACTGAGAACTCTGGGTATAGGTTGGGAGGGAGATTGATGTCAACATGGATAACAGGTGGTCGGGAGCTGGTGTCTCTAATGTGCAGCTGAGGCAGGGAGCAGATCCAGTTCTTTCTGTGAATGTGAGAGCTGAGGACATTGTttagtccccccccccccccccccccccccccccttgctCCCCTGTTCACCACTGTGCTGTCTGTTTCTTGTGTCTGGCTCAGTTTCCCACATCATAAATGCTTTCTGGTcaattttacttttatctttcattttctcatatttctccAATTTATCTtgtagtctctgtgtgtgacccACACTCAAAATACCATTTTCAAGAAAACCAAATTTTACTTTACCCACAAAGATAGCTGTTTACAGGAGTCATCACCATGTTTCTCACACATAATTTTTGCACATCCCATTAGATCAGACTTTTCACTCATAGGTTTGCTATGACTTCTTCccattttgttgtcattttgcaGTCACTCATTCACCTAGCAAAAAGAGATCTCCTAGACCTGATATTCATTGATgttattcattatttcatttaatggGTTGTCACCCCTACGGAATGTCACTCTTTACCGTAAGGCACCTTTTGTAGCCTTCAATACTGTGTCCTCTTCTGAGGGGATGCCGTATTACACAGTCCCTCCCCCCATCACCCCAGCAATCTCTTCTCACCCCTGGAGTCGATTACGAGCCGTCCTCAGGAGAGATAGACACTCTGAATCTAGGGCGATTTTGAAACCCCTCACCAGCAGCATCCTGGACAAGCCCCCAAATTGTCGTTGCAATTTTGCAATTCCAGTCTGACAAAGAGGAACAAGACAAAAATCTCTTACAGTATTGTCACACTGTATTAATGCTCAGAGCATGGTACACAGCACAAAGTTAGTTTGCAGGATGTACATAGATAAAAAACTTTTCACACCTTTTATACCGTGGAACGCTTCCCTCTTGTTAACACTGCTTCTTCCAGTAAACATCCTTATTTGGTTTTGTTCCCATCTAAGGTACTGTGGCAATCTTGCTACCTTCTGACACACCATTTTAACCTTGGCCCTCCTAAACAGTTAACAGTGAACAAATTCTCTGCTCACACTCCCAAAGACCAAGACATCTTTGGTCATACACATTCCACGAACCTTTCTGTTACATTGATAGTACTTCAGTATGTAATCAGGATAAAGTTCTCTCAGTTAAAGGTTACATGGTTCAAGATTCAGAATGATTACATGTGCAGTAACTGTATTCATGGGCAATAAAGATATTCACTTATCTTAACTTAATTATATGCATAGTGTGTGTAATTTCCCTCACAGATTCCTTTTACTTCTCTTCACAGGTGTGGTCTATGGATGGTTACTTCAAGGGGCGTCGGGTCCTGGAATACCGCACCATGAATGACTTCATGAAGGGCCAGAACTTTGTGCAGCACTTGCTGCCCCACCCCTGGGCAGGCACTGGCCACGTGGTTTACAATGGTTCACTATTCTATAACAAGTACCagagcaacatcatcatcaagtACCACTTTCGTTCTCGAAGTGTGCTGGTGCAGCGCAGCCTGAGTGGGGCTGGCTATAACAACACCTTTCCCTACTCCTGGGGTGGCTCCTCTGACATCGACCTGATGGCGGATGAGAATGGCCTTTGGGCTGTTTACACCACCATCCCCAATGCTGGGAACATTGTCATCAGCCGCCTGGAGCCCCAGAGTCTGGAAGTGCTGCAGACTTGGGACACAGGCTTCCCCAAGCGCAGTGCTGGAGAGTCTTTCATGATCTGCGGTACACTTTACGTCACCAACTCGCACCTGGCTGGAGCCAAGATCTACTTTGCCTACTACACCAACACATCAAGCTATGAGTACACAGACATCCCCTTCCACAATCAATACTCCCACATCTCCATGATGGACTACAATCCCAGGGAGAGGGTCCTGTACACCTGGAACAATGGACATCAGGTGCTCTACAATGTCACACTGTTCCAGGTTATTAAGACTTCTGGGGACTGAGAGACCTCAGACTAACCCACTCAAATACTGTAATGCTGTGATCATCGTTCGGGGAGGGACAAAGGAGCGGGGTGGAGGTGGGTACAGGTTGTGGGGTTTGTGGGTTGGGGGCTTCAGTGTACGGGCATAGGCTTGGACTTTTTTAAAGAATCTTCATAGAGTGCTATTATTCACATTCTGAAAAAACATTCC is from Thunnus maccoyii chromosome 18, fThuMac1.1, whole genome shotgun sequence and encodes:
- the olfm2a gene encoding noelin-2a isoform X2 — encoded protein: MHLFSAMFLLVMLAVIPCEALYPSPEEGWQIYSSAQDADGKCICTVVAPAQNMCNRDPRSRQLRQLMEKVQNISQSMEVLDLRTYRDLQYVRNTEGLMKVVDGKLKVASENPRSLNPKGFQELKDKVTQLLPLLPVLEQYKADAKMILRLREEVRNLSLVLMAIQEEMGAYDYEELRQRVLLLETRLHSCMQKLGCGKLTGVSNPITVRASGSRFGSWMTDTMIPSSDNRVWSMDGYFKGRRVLEYRTMNDFMKGQNFVQHLLPHPWAGTGHVVYNGSLFYNKYQSNIIIKYHFRSRSVLVQRSLSGAGYNNTFPYSWGGSSDIDLMADENGLWAVYTTIPNAGNIVISRLEPQSLEVLQTWDTGFPKRSAGESFMICGTLYVTNSHLAGAKIYFAYYTNTSSYEYTDIPFHNQYSHISMMDYNPRERVLYTWNNGHQVLYNVTLFQVIKTSGD
- the olfm2a gene encoding noelin-2a isoform X1, with amino-acid sequence MSVPMLKIGAVLSTMAMVTNWMSQTLPSLVGLNGTTISRGGTSERIVSALYPSPEEGWQIYSSAQDADGKCICTVVAPAQNMCNRDPRSRQLRQLMEKVQNISQSMEVLDLRTYRDLQYVRNTEGLMKVVDGKLKVASENPRSLNPKGFQELKDKVTQLLPLLPVLEQYKADAKMILRLREEVRNLSLVLMAIQEEMGAYDYEELRQRVLLLETRLHSCMQKLGCGKLTGVSNPITVRASGSRFGSWMTDTMIPSSDNRVWSMDGYFKGRRVLEYRTMNDFMKGQNFVQHLLPHPWAGTGHVVYNGSLFYNKYQSNIIIKYHFRSRSVLVQRSLSGAGYNNTFPYSWGGSSDIDLMADENGLWAVYTTIPNAGNIVISRLEPQSLEVLQTWDTGFPKRSAGESFMICGTLYVTNSHLAGAKIYFAYYTNTSSYEYTDIPFHNQYSHISMMDYNPRERVLYTWNNGHQVLYNVTLFQVIKTSGD
- the olfm2a gene encoding noelin-2a isoform X3, translating into MCNRDPRSRQLRQLMEKVQNISQSMEVLDLRTYRDLQYVRNTEGLMKVVDGKLKVASENPRSLNPKGFQELKDKVTQLLPLLPVLEQYKADAKMILRLREEVRNLSLVLMAIQEEMGAYDYEELRQRVLLLETRLHSCMQKLGCGKLTGVSNPITVRASGSRFGSWMTDTMIPSSDNRVWSMDGYFKGRRVLEYRTMNDFMKGQNFVQHLLPHPWAGTGHVVYNGSLFYNKYQSNIIIKYHFRSRSVLVQRSLSGAGYNNTFPYSWGGSSDIDLMADENGLWAVYTTIPNAGNIVISRLEPQSLEVLQTWDTGFPKRSAGESFMICGTLYVTNSHLAGAKIYFAYYTNTSSYEYTDIPFHNQYSHISMMDYNPRERVLYTWNNGHQVLYNVTLFQVIKTSGD